The proteins below come from a single Nostoc sp. KVJ3 genomic window:
- a CDS encoding pantothenate kinase: MRGIWLALEIGNSRLHWALFTGETLYSAWDTDYLPESVIQQLAESKTLNNFLLVISPPSPPSPPSPPSPPSPPPLLIASVVPSQTAIWQTYPNTHVITLDQVPLKGVYPTLGIDRALALWGAGKTWGFPMLVIDAGTALTFTAADANECLVGGAILPGLGLQFASLGQQTGQLPLVEIENFPLLPPRFALNTTDAIQSGVIYTLIAGIKDFVEAWWNLFTDGKIAIKGGDRTLLLNHLQALYPKISAHLIVEPNLIFWGMREIVMENKK, translated from the coding sequence ATGAGGGGGATTTGGCTAGCCTTGGAAATTGGAAATTCCCGGTTGCATTGGGCATTGTTTACTGGTGAGACGCTTTATTCAGCGTGGGATACTGACTATCTTCCTGAGTCTGTTATACAACAGTTAGCTGAATCTAAAACACTAAATAATTTCCTCCTGGTTATTTCTCCCCCATCTCCCCCATCTCCCCCATCTCCCCCATCTCCCCCATCTCCCCCTCCCTTGCTCATCGCCTCCGTAGTTCCCAGTCAAACTGCTATTTGGCAAACTTACCCAAATACTCATGTTATTACATTAGACCAAGTACCACTAAAAGGTGTTTATCCCACACTAGGAATTGACCGCGCTTTAGCTTTGTGGGGAGCGGGGAAAACGTGGGGTTTTCCAATGTTGGTAATTGATGCTGGAACAGCGCTAACTTTTACAGCTGCCGATGCTAATGAGTGTCTAGTTGGAGGTGCAATTCTGCCGGGATTAGGTTTGCAATTTGCAAGTCTCGGTCAACAAACAGGACAATTACCATTAGTAGAAATAGAAAATTTTCCGTTATTACCACCACGTTTTGCACTTAATACTACAGACGCAATTCAAAGTGGAGTTATTTACACATTAATAGCTGGAATTAAAGATTTTGTTGAAGCATGGTGGAATTTATTTACTGATGGAAAGATTGCGATTAAAGGGGGCGATCGCACTTTATTGTTAAACCATCTCCAAGCCTTGTATCCTAAAATTTCAGCGCATTTAATTGTGGAACCAAATTTAATTTTTTGGGGAATGCGGGAAATAGTAATGGAGAATAAAAAATAG
- a CDS encoding diflavin flavoprotein: protein MVALTEKIEKRLTIQTVEIGQETTAIRSLDWDRDRFDIEFGLQNGTTYNSFLIRGEQTALVDTSHEKFRQLYFDTLTGLINPTNIDYLIISHTEPDHSGLVKDLLLMAPEITVVGSKVAIQFLEDFVHQPFKRRIVKNGDRLDLGNGHEFEFVIAPNLHWPDTIFSFDHKTKTLYTCDAFGLHYCSDSTFDEDLAAIEEDFHYYYDCLMGPNARSVLSALKRMAELKTIDMIATGHGPLLSHNVEELVGRYRTWSQTQTKPETIIGIFYVSEYGYSDRLAQAIANGIGKTGVAVEIVDLGSEVDLQELRELVSRCAGLIVGLPPASGAASIQSALSTVLGSAKEKQAIGVFESGGGDDEPIDPLVSKFRNLGLTTVFPAIRIKEAPTENTYKLCEEAGTDLAQWVTRDRSIKAMKSLGADLDKALGRLSGGLYIITAKKGDVSSAMLASWVAQTSFKPLGFSIAVAKDRAIESLMQVGDRFVLNILEEGNFQPLMKHFLKRFAPGADRFEGVRTQPAENGAPILNDALAYMECEVISRMDCGDHWAVYSTVYAGRVSKPDALTAVHHRKVGNHY from the coding sequence ATGGTAGCGCTCACCGAAAAAATTGAAAAACGGCTCACTATACAGACTGTAGAAATCGGTCAAGAGACGACGGCTATTCGCTCTTTGGACTGGGATCGCGATCGCTTCGATATTGAGTTTGGTTTGCAAAACGGTACTACTTATAATTCGTTTCTCATCCGTGGAGAGCAGACAGCTTTAGTTGATACCTCTCACGAAAAGTTTCGCCAACTATATTTTGATACGCTGACCGGACTAATTAACCCAACAAATATTGATTATTTAATCATCAGCCATACTGAGCCAGACCATAGCGGTTTGGTTAAAGATTTGTTGCTTATGGCTCCAGAAATTACCGTTGTCGGTTCTAAAGTGGCGATTCAGTTTCTTGAAGATTTCGTCCATCAGCCATTCAAGCGGCGGATTGTGAAAAATGGCGATCGCTTAGATTTGGGCAACGGACACGAATTTGAATTCGTAATTGCCCCCAATTTACATTGGCCAGATACCATTTTCAGCTTCGACCACAAAACCAAAACTCTCTACACCTGCGATGCTTTCGGGTTGCACTATTGCTCAGATAGTACCTTTGATGAAGACTTGGCAGCGATCGAAGAAGACTTTCATTACTACTACGATTGCTTGATGGGGCCAAATGCTCGGTCGGTTTTGTCTGCCCTGAAGCGGATGGCGGAGTTGAAAACCATCGATATGATTGCCACAGGACATGGGCCACTATTATCTCACAATGTTGAGGAATTAGTTGGACGTTACCGCACCTGGAGTCAAACCCAAACCAAACCAGAAACCATAATTGGGATATTTTACGTTTCCGAATACGGATATAGCGATCGCCTCGCCCAAGCAATTGCCAACGGTATCGGTAAAACCGGTGTCGCCGTGGAAATTGTCGATTTGGGATCGGAAGTCGATTTACAAGAACTGCGGGAACTTGTTAGCCGATGTGCAGGGCTAATTGTTGGCTTACCTCCAGCTTCTGGGGCTGCAAGTATCCAATCTGCACTTAGCACAGTTTTAGGATCTGCCAAAGAAAAGCAAGCCATTGGCGTGTTTGAAAGTGGCGGTGGCGATGATGAGCCGATAGATCCTTTAGTGAGTAAATTCCGTAATTTGGGTTTGACAACAGTTTTTCCAGCGATTCGGATTAAAGAAGCGCCTACAGAAAATACCTACAAGCTGTGTGAAGAGGCAGGTACAGACTTAGCTCAATGGGTAACACGCGATCGCAGCATCAAAGCCATGAAATCCCTTGGTGCTGACTTAGATAAAGCATTAGGTAGACTCAGTGGTGGACTGTATATTATTACTGCCAAAAAAGGCGATGTTTCCAGCGCCATGTTAGCTTCTTGGGTTGCTCAAACTAGCTTTAAACCCTTGGGATTTTCCATTGCCGTCGCCAAAGATCGGGCAATTGAATCACTCATGCAAGTAGGCGATCGCTTTGTTCTCAATATCCTAGAAGAAGGCAATTTTCAACCACTAATGAAGCACTTTTTGAAACGATTCGCCCCTGGTGCCGATCGCTTTGAAGGTGTGAGAACTCAGCCAGCCGAAAATGGTGCGCCGATCCTCAACGATGCCCTCGCGTACATGGAGTGTGAAGTCATCAGTAGAATGGATTGCGGCGATCATTGGGCAGTATACAGCACTGTCTACGCCGGACGAGTTTCTAAACCAGATGCTTTAACTGCTGTGCATCACCGCAAAGTTGGAAACCACTACTAA
- a CDS encoding diflavin flavoprotein: MSKNKPRDVQIYPIATDTRILRSRSWSRLRFEIEYALAKGTTANSYLIESDKTAIIDPPGETFTEIYLEALRQRFHFEDLDYVILGHVNPNRATTLKALLEIAPQITFVCSNPGAINLRGALENQDLQILVMRGEETLDLGNGHNLQFIPTPNPRYADQLCTYDPQTEVLYTDKLFGAHFCGDQVFDEGWEVYNEDRRYYFDCLMAPHARQVETALDKLADFPVRMYATGHGPLVRYGLIELTKAYREWSQQQTSADLTVALIYASAYGNTATLAQAIARGITKAGVAVESINCEFTEPEEIRAAVEKADGFIMGSPTLGGHAPTPVQTALGIVLSTATNNKLAGVFGSFGWSGEAVDLIEGKLKDAGYRFGFDTIRIKFKPDDATLQLCEEAGTDFAQALKKARKVRSALRSSASLSQSLPATTVEQAVGRIVGSLCVLTAKEGDRSSAMLASWVAQASFNPPGLTIAVAKERAVETLTHTGNKFVLNILKEGNHLGLMKHFLKPFGPGQDRFADVAAEVAENGSPILTDALAYLECSVQNRMESGDHWLVYATVENGKVLNQDGVTAVHHRKSATHY; this comes from the coding sequence ATGTCAAAAAATAAACCTCGTGATGTTCAAATTTATCCAATAGCTACAGATACAAGAATACTGCGATCGCGCAGTTGGTCAAGGCTCAGATTTGAAATTGAATACGCTCTTGCCAAAGGTACAACTGCTAATTCTTATTTAATTGAAAGCGATAAAACTGCCATCATTGACCCTCCAGGGGAAACGTTTACAGAAATTTATTTAGAAGCTTTGCGGCAGCGTTTCCATTTTGAAGACTTAGATTATGTAATTTTGGGACACGTAAATCCTAACCGCGCTACAACTTTAAAAGCTTTGTTAGAAATTGCCCCGCAAATCACCTTTGTGTGTTCTAATCCAGGGGCGATAAATTTACGTGGGGCGCTGGAAAATCAAGATTTGCAAATTCTGGTTATGCGGGGCGAAGAAACCCTAGATTTGGGCAACGGGCATAATTTACAATTTATTCCCACCCCTAACCCGCGCTATGCAGATCAACTTTGCACCTACGATCCGCAAACAGAAGTTCTGTACACAGATAAGTTATTTGGGGCGCATTTTTGTGGAGATCAGGTATTTGATGAAGGCTGGGAAGTATATAACGAAGATCGGCGCTATTATTTTGATTGCCTAATGGCTCCCCATGCTCGTCAAGTAGAAACAGCGTTGGATAAACTAGCGGATTTTCCCGTGCGAATGTATGCCACTGGACACGGGCCTTTGGTGCGCTATGGCTTAATCGAATTAACCAAGGCTTATCGGGAATGGAGTCAACAGCAAACTTCTGCTGACTTGACAGTAGCGTTAATTTATGCATCAGCTTATGGAAATACAGCAACCTTAGCCCAAGCGATCGCTCGTGGGATCACCAAAGCTGGTGTTGCTGTAGAATCGATTAACTGCGAATTTACCGAACCAGAAGAAATTCGGGCGGCTGTGGAAAAAGCCGACGGTTTCATCATGGGTTCTCCTACCCTCGGCGGTCATGCACCCACACCCGTGCAAACAGCTTTAGGAATTGTGTTATCCACCGCAACGAACAATAAACTCGCTGGTGTCTTTGGTTCCTTTGGCTGGAGTGGGGAAGCGGTTGATTTAATTGAAGGTAAATTAAAAGATGCTGGCTATCGGTTTGGTTTTGATACCATCCGCATCAAATTCAAACCCGACGATGCCACCTTACAATTGTGTGAAGAAGCTGGAACTGACTTTGCCCAAGCATTGAAAAAAGCGAGAAAAGTGCGATCTGCGCTTCGCAGCAGCGCTTCGCTATCGCAAAGTCTTCCTGCTACTACTGTAGAACAAGCAGTTGGGCGCATTGTCGGTTCTTTGTGCGTTCTGACAGCCAAAGAAGGCGATCGCTCTAGTGCCATGTTAGCCTCTTGGGTAGCTCAAGCTAGCTTTAATCCCCCTGGTTTAACCATAGCCGTCGCTAAAGAACGCGCAGTAGAAACACTGACGCATACAGGAAACAAATTTGTCCTCAATATCCTTAAAGAAGGGAATCATTTAGGATTAATGAAGCACTTCCTCAAACCCTTTGGCCCAGGACAAGATAGATTTGCCGATGTCGCCGCAGAAGTTGCTGAAAACGGTTCTCCCATACTTACTGATGCCTTAGCATATCTGGAATGTTCCGTGCAAAACCGGATGGAATCTGGCGACCATTGGCTGGTTTATGCAACTGTTGAGAATGGCAAAGTGCTAAATCAAGATGGTGTTACAGCTGTGCATCATCGTAAGTCGGCAACTCATTATTAA
- a CDS encoding serine/threonine-protein kinase — translation MDEIKCRQTYIVTDEQLQNKPEHILKHLKTRNCNQIVIKQAINCFNTEIEKLKKLDHSQCKVAQIIESFEEQQEFYIVSEFIIGQNLNTEIKTNNPWNEEQVIDLLQQVLEILKYIHQEDVKHFNIKPSNLVKQSSDGKIFLIDFGGVNEISTLSFNNQTQIVSKQPVGTKGYMPPEQEKGLPLYSNCDLYALGMTAIQALTGVSPDEIKKNPQTNKVVWPNKSQINQKLTQILDKMVHADFRERYQSADEVLKDLSQIRAMPRTKNIEKVLLILPNILFVIVIIFLVWDKDREKHNVISPRDPKLDQAISQSFPPTILQPSPITTIKPSQAALSDEELNNTDIRIAGSNSMARIKAIIKNSFEKKYKKSRIVLVPGSSGEGINAVEKSDADIAASSRPLTTEEQNKNSLVSEPIADDRLVFVTGINNPYEKGFSQNEIRKILVCNITNWSAFGGAKKTIRVIMKPLDSGTTTSVKDIVLNGENFCHQPSFKILPKDNDTQLLVPELGTDGIGYASSLNIANHQTVTVQRIDGYKWNDKNYPYIRKLFFVYKSPFSPKVEAFRKYLKSPEVQEEIKNITNVTEP, via the coding sequence ATGGATGAAATCAAGTGTCGTCAGACTTACATTGTCACAGACGAACAATTACAAAATAAACCAGAACATATCCTCAAGCATTTAAAGACAAGAAATTGCAATCAAATAGTAATCAAACAGGCAATTAATTGCTTTAATACAGAAATTGAAAAGTTAAAAAAGTTGGATCATAGTCAATGTAAAGTGGCACAAATTATCGAATCATTTGAAGAACAACAGGAATTCTATATAGTTTCTGAATTTATTATTGGACAAAATTTAAATACCGAGATTAAAACCAATAACCCTTGGAATGAAGAACAAGTGATAGATTTATTACAACAGGTTTTAGAGATATTAAAGTATATTCATCAAGAGGATGTTAAACACTTTAATATTAAACCTTCCAATTTAGTAAAGCAAAGTAGTGATGGCAAGATATTTTTAATTGATTTTGGAGGAGTTAATGAAATATCTACTTTAAGTTTTAACAATCAAACACAAATAGTCTCAAAACAACCAGTAGGCACTAAAGGCTATATGCCACCTGAACAAGAAAAGGGCCTCCCGTTGTACTCAAATTGTGATTTATATGCTTTAGGAATGACGGCAATTCAAGCTTTAACTGGAGTTTCACCAGATGAAATTAAGAAGAATCCACAAACAAATAAAGTTGTTTGGCCAAATAAGAGCCAAATCAATCAAAAGCTAACACAAATTTTAGATAAGATGGTACATGCTGACTTCAGAGAACGCTATCAGTCAGCCGATGAAGTATTAAAAGATTTGTCTCAAATAAGAGCCATGCCTCGAACCAAAAATATAGAAAAAGTATTGCTTATATTACCAAATATTCTATTTGTAATAGTTATTATCTTTTTGGTATGGGATAAAGATCGCGAGAAACATAACGTAATTTCTCCCAGAGATCCAAAACTAGATCAGGCTATTTCACAGTCATTTCCTCCAACTATTTTACAGCCATCTCCCATAACAACTATTAAACCATCTCAAGCTGCATTATCAGACGAAGAGTTAAATAATACAGATATTAGAATTGCTGGCTCTAATAGCATGGCAAGAATTAAGGCGATTATCAAAAATAGCTTTGAGAAAAAGTATAAGAAGTCTAGGATAGTCCTAGTTCCTGGAAGTTCTGGTGAGGGAATTAATGCTGTTGAAAAAAGCGACGCAGATATTGCAGCTTCTTCTCGTCCTTTAACTACTGAAGAACAAAATAAAAATAGTTTGGTATCAGAACCTATAGCAGACGATAGGCTGGTATTTGTGACTGGAATAAATAATCCCTATGAAAAGGGATTTAGCCAAAATGAAATCCGAAAGATTTTAGTATGTAATATCACTAATTGGTCTGCTTTTGGAGGAGCAAAAAAAACCATTAGAGTGATTATGAAACCGTTAGATAGCGGTACTACTACAAGTGTGAAAGATATTGTGCTAAATGGGGAAAATTTTTGCCATCAGCCTAGTTTTAAAATATTACCAAAAGATAATGACACTCAGCTTTTGGTTCCAGAATTAGGAACTGATGGGATTGGTTATGCTAGTTCCCTGAATATAGCAAACCACCAAACTGTTACGGTTCAACGAATTGACGGATATAAGTGGAATGACAAAAATTACCCCTACATACGCAAGTTGTTTTTTGTTTACAAATCCCCGTTTAGCCCAAAAGTTGAGGCATTTAGGAAATATCTAAAGTCTCCAGAAGTACAAGAAGAAATTAAGAATATAACAAATGTAACGGAACCTTGA
- a CDS encoding serine/threonine-protein kinase, with product MAKYSVGDFMTLERGQEIRGRYKIVRELKKGGQGQTYLAEDGNQEDPSEKQCVIKQLNQRDFTTTLALSTARTRFEKEAKTLEKLGSHPQIPTLIDYFEEERELYLVQEYIEGFDLKQKLDNSNPWREQDVISMLKDILPTLTYIHEERIIHRDIKPSNLVIQEHDNKIFVIDFGIVKELNELLTTSLTLPGQSPGTSIYMAPEHRIGNPCYASDLYSLGLVAIEALIEEYLPPILQTGEVIWNQENISKDLANILNKMVHHSVEHRYKSAQEVFDHLRNIPLQTSSILHGKYKIKCKIN from the coding sequence ATGGCTAAATATAGTGTGGGAGATTTTATGACTCTCGAAAGAGGACAAGAAATAAGAGGACGCTACAAAATTGTTCGAGAATTAAAAAAAGGTGGTCAAGGTCAAACCTATTTAGCGGAGGATGGAAATCAAGAAGATCCCAGTGAAAAACAGTGTGTAATTAAACAACTAAATCAGAGGGACTTTACTACCACCTTAGCTTTGTCAACAGCAAGAACGCGCTTTGAGAAAGAAGCAAAAACTTTAGAAAAATTAGGTAGTCATCCTCAAATACCCACACTTATTGATTATTTTGAAGAGGAACGAGAACTATATTTAGTTCAAGAATATATTGAGGGTTTTGATCTGAAACAGAAACTAGACAATAGTAACCCTTGGAGAGAACAAGATGTTATTAGTATGTTAAAGGATATTTTACCAACCCTAACATATATTCATGAAGAAAGAATCATCCATAGAGATATCAAACCATCAAATTTAGTCATACAAGAGCATGATAATAAAATATTTGTGATTGATTTTGGGATAGTGAAAGAACTCAACGAATTGCTAACAACAAGTTTGACACTTCCAGGTCAGTCCCCCGGTACAAGTATATATATGGCACCAGAACACAGGATAGGGAACCCATGCTATGCGAGCGATCTTTATTCATTGGGATTAGTTGCAATTGAAGCTTTAATTGAAGAATATTTACCCCCTATTTTGCAGACAGGTGAAGTCATTTGGAATCAGGAAAATATTAGCAAAGATTTAGCTAATATCTTAAACAAAATGGTGCATCATTCAGTAGAACATCGTTACAAATCTGCACAAGAGGTTTTTGATCATCTCAGAAATATTCCTCTACAAACTTCTAGTATTCTTCATGGGAAATATAAAATTAAGTGCAAAATTAATTAG
- a CDS encoding NB-ARC domain-containing protein translates to MGESEFTKKIEELTPKPRQVLMLVLQNYTDKQISEKIDASIATVRKHIQNICDRFEIQREVNGIKRNRRGDLIALVARYKPEWVSDSFSALTNNFITADTDFTQANTIPYMPQDGAERPDVSVFYGRQEELNKLKEWIIENKYQLVAIWGMAGIGKSLLAAKLVHEMEGKFDYIIWRSLWDAPAIAKFKEDLILFQDYRCLLVLDNWDTILKKGDFAGQYEEKYKEYGQLLKQLGKEHQQSCLVITSREKPREIALLEEETVSVRSLLLEGLKQDDAKAILKAKKLTGERKWSTLIHVYRGNPLALKIISTTIKELFGGDVSAFIEQSLSAVFMDISDLIKKQFERLTDLEKDIMYWLAIEQDSSFKDDIPYLEAIAENSESVSLTKLQNASLLVSPSDFLNALNSLAKRDLIEKGKATYTLQPAVWEYVRNKFTEEVCQEIQTFSKTHKLNLLKSHALKKSLDANLKEAHKNHILTLIQNRLYLEGNFQESLDAIKEMVQGKSQLEIGYAAENIENLLTAFQ, encoded by the coding sequence ATGGGCGAGAGTGAATTCACAAAAAAAATTGAGGAACTAACCCCTAAACCAAGACAGGTGTTAATGCTGGTGCTACAGAATTATACAGATAAACAAATCTCAGAAAAAATCGATGCTTCAATAGCCACAGTTCGTAAGCATATCCAAAATATCTGCGATCGCTTTGAGATTCAGCGGGAAGTAAATGGTATAAAAAGGAATAGACGAGGGGATTTGATTGCTTTAGTAGCTCGATACAAACCAGAGTGGGTGAGCGATAGCTTTTCTGCACTCACAAATAACTTTATAACAGCAGACACAGATTTCACTCAAGCAAACACCATACCCTATATGCCCCAAGATGGGGCTGAAAGACCAGATGTTTCCGTTTTTTATGGTAGACAAGAAGAACTGAATAAGCTTAAGGAATGGATTATTGAGAATAAATATCAATTAGTAGCTATTTGGGGAATGGCGGGAATAGGTAAAAGCCTTTTAGCAGCCAAGTTAGTTCATGAGATGGAAGGTAAATTTGATTATATTATCTGGCGATCGCTTTGGGATGCTCCAGCGATCGCTAAGTTCAAGGAAGATTTAATTTTATTTCAAGATTATCGCTGTCTTCTCGTACTAGATAATTGGGATACCATTTTAAAAAAAGGTGATTTTGCTGGGCAGTATGAAGAAAAATATAAGGAATATGGTCAACTTCTAAAACAGTTAGGTAAAGAACATCAACAAAGCTGTTTAGTCATAACCAGTCGAGAAAAACCTAGAGAAATCGCTTTACTTGAAGAAGAAACCGTATCCGTTCGTTCATTACTACTTGAGGGCTTGAAACAAGATGATGCTAAAGCAATATTGAAAGCAAAAAAATTGACTGGAGAGAGAAAATGGTCAACACTAATTCACGTATATCGAGGTAATCCCTTAGCCTTAAAAATTATTTCTACAACGATTAAAGAGTTATTCGGAGGTGATGTTTCAGCATTTATTGAGCAAAGCTTGTCGGCAGTGTTTATGGATATAAGTGACCTAATAAAAAAACAATTTGAGCGTTTAACAGATTTAGAAAAAGATATTATGTACTGGCTGGCAATTGAACAAGATTCAAGCTTCAAAGATGATATTCCTTATTTAGAAGCAATTGCTGAAAATTCGGAATCAGTTTCACTAACAAAATTGCAAAATGCTTCTTTGTTAGTATCCCCTTCCGACTTTTTAAATGCTCTTAATTCTTTAGCCAAACGAGATTTAATCGAAAAAGGTAAAGCAACTTATACCCTTCAACCAGCAGTATGGGAGTACGTTAGAAATAAATTTACTGAAGAGGTTTGTCAAGAAATTCAGACCTTTAGCAAAACTCATAAACTTAACCTACTTAAGAGCCACGCTTTGAAAAAATCTTTAGATGCAAATCTCAAAGAAGCTCATAAAAACCATATTCTTACTTTAATTCAGAATAGGTTATATCTCGAAGGAAATTTTCAAGAATCACTAGATGCTATCAAAGAAATGGTGCAAGGTAAATCACAGCTAGAGATTGGTTATGCAGCAGAAAACATAGAAAATCTCCTAACAGCATTTCAATAA
- a CDS encoding TRADD-N-associated membrane domain-containing protein, with translation MISDNIEKQPSNNTDIEVSKTESTSNYEVTTKLDVRRERLRQAKLSFNVALVMSAMCGIFSLFGVGLSVSGNLPDGSTTVFEILLSSAPWLRLAKDANDQLDQLKAEEEQP, from the coding sequence ATGATATCAGACAACATCGAAAAACAGCCGTCAAATAACACCGATATTGAGGTTTCAAAAACTGAGTCAACCTCAAACTACGAAGTGACAACCAAACTCGATGTCAGAAGAGAACGTTTAAGGCAGGCAAAGTTGAGCTTTAACGTAGCTTTAGTGATGAGTGCGATGTGTGGGATCTTCAGCTTATTTGGTGTTGGATTGTCAGTTTCAGGAAATCTCCCTGATGGGTCTACCACAGTTTTTGAGATACTTTTATCAAGTGCGCCTTGGTTGCGATTGGCAAAGGATGCGAATGACCAACTCGATCAGCTTAAGGCTGAAGAGGAACAACCTTAA
- a CDS encoding DUF4440 domain-containing protein: MKADYLEESLLRKLEERLLQPDVRKSAKDVMDLLADEFIEFGSSGCVFDKQQIINSLQNEPIEPLTQRVITEFKTLVLAKGVVLVTYRIVKYISGEQPVHSLRSSIWKLHNDRWKMIFHQGTLVRES; the protein is encoded by the coding sequence ATGAAAGCAGACTATTTAGAGGAATCGCTTCTCCGTAAATTGGAGGAGCGTTTGCTTCAACCGGATGTACGCAAGTCGGCTAAAGATGTTATGGACTTACTTGCTGATGAGTTCATTGAGTTCGGAAGCTCAGGGTGTGTTTTCGATAAACAGCAAATTATCAACAGCTTGCAAAATGAACCCATCGAACCCCTGACTCAAAGAGTCATAACAGAATTTAAAACCTTAGTTTTGGCAAAAGGAGTTGTTTTAGTAACCTATCGCATAGTCAAATATATATCTGGCGAACAACCTGTTCATTCGCTACGAAGTTCCATCTGGAAATTGCACAACGATCGATGGAAAATGATTTTTCATCAGGGCACTCTGGTTAGAGAATCATAG
- a CDS encoding RNA recognition motif domain-containing protein, which translates to MSIYVGNLSYEVTQDALSTVFAEYGSVKRVQLPTDRETGRLRGFAFVEMSSEDEEAKAIESLDGAEWMGRDLKVNKAKPREDRGGSFGGGGNRGGGGGYNRGGGGGRY; encoded by the coding sequence ATGTCAATTTACGTCGGTAACCTCTCCTATGAAGTTACACAAGATGCGCTGAGTACTGTTTTTGCAGAATATGGTTCTGTAAAACGCGTTCAGCTACCTACTGACCGCGAAACAGGCCGTTTACGCGGCTTTGCTTTTGTGGAAATGAGTTCAGAAGATGAAGAAGCCAAAGCGATTGAATCCCTTGATGGTGCTGAATGGATGGGTCGTGACCTTAAAGTGAATAAGGCCAAGCCCAGAGAAGACAGAGGTGGTTCTTTCGGTGGTGGTGGTAATCGTGGTGGTGGCGGTGGCTACAACCGTGGTGGCGGTGGTGGCCGCTACTAA
- a CDS encoding phycobiliprotein lyase gives MTSLFKIVQTTDESQISEFFQESAGKWRSQRRYYTLPAGETKEIESIVTINFLEQGCDELQKLAQMHDLSDADSLICGAAVVWESTDMLKTKKESQGSTIFGVKGSTLYRDRGFAISKPVTAQYYFSNPKVLCLRTEYNGSVFEEELKLIGSKYRTRQTIISRAGEQLMIGQYLENRIES, from the coding sequence GTGACATCCCTGTTCAAAATTGTCCAAACCACTGATGAATCCCAGATTTCCGAATTTTTTCAGGAATCAGCAGGTAAATGGCGATCGCAACGACGCTACTACACCCTACCGGCGGGAGAAACTAAGGAGATCGAGAGTATAGTTACAATTAATTTTCTAGAACAGGGCTGTGATGAACTGCAAAAGCTAGCTCAGATGCACGATTTGTCTGATGCAGATAGTTTAATCTGTGGTGCAGCAGTTGTTTGGGAAAGCACGGATATGCTAAAGACAAAGAAAGAATCGCAAGGTTCAACAATATTTGGGGTGAAGGGAAGTACCTTGTATCGCGATCGCGGTTTTGCCATATCTAAACCAGTTACCGCCCAGTATTATTTCTCCAACCCGAAAGTGCTGTGTTTGCGAACTGAATACAACGGTTCAGTATTTGAGGAAGAGCTAAAGCTAATTGGTAGCAAATACCGCACCAGACAGACTATTATCTCTCGTGCTGGTGAGCAGTTGATGATTGGTCAATATTTAGAAAATAGAATAGAGAGCTAG